From the genome of Bacteroides sp. MSB163, one region includes:
- a CDS encoding YdeI/OmpD-associated family protein: MTTENKIKYFENREDWRKWLMDNFETSCEIWFVFPYKPSGKKGILYNDAVEEALCFDWIDSTTKPLDKDHKIQRFTPRNPKSTYSQANKERLKWLLENKMIHPKFEDKTRSILSEPFIFPNDIIDKLKEDETVWKNYQPFSEAYKRIRIAYIEAARKRPEEFEKRLNNFISKTKENKTIIGFGGIEKYY, from the coding sequence ATGACTACAGAAAATAAAATAAAGTATTTTGAAAATCGAGAAGATTGGAGAAAGTGGTTAATGGACAACTTTGAAACCTCCTGTGAAATATGGTTTGTATTTCCCTATAAGCCATCAGGTAAAAAAGGTATTTTATACAATGATGCTGTTGAAGAAGCCCTTTGCTTCGATTGGATTGACAGCACAACAAAACCACTTGACAAAGATCATAAAATTCAGCGTTTCACACCCAGAAATCCTAAAAGTACTTACTCACAAGCCAACAAAGAAAGACTTAAATGGCTATTGGAAAATAAAATGATACACCCAAAATTTGAAGATAAAACGCGAAGCATTTTATCTGAGCCTTTCATTTTTCCCAATGATATAATTGATAAATTGAAAGAAGATGAAACGGTATGGAAAAACTATCAGCCATTTTCCGAAGCATATAAACGAATCCGAATAGCGTACATCGAAGCCGCAAGAAAACGTCCTGAAGAATTTGAGAAGCGGTTAAATAACTTCATTAGCAAAACAAAAGAAAACAAAACGATTATAGGATTTGGCGGAATTGAAAAATACTATTAA
- the gcvT gene encoding glycine cleavage system aminomethyltransferase GcvT: MKTTPFTEKHISLGAKMHEFAGYNMPIEYSGIIDEHLTVCNAVGVFDVSHMGEFWVKGPNALAFLQKVTSNNVAALTPGKVQYTCFPNEEGGIVDDLLVYHYEPEKYLLVVNASNIEKDWNWCVSHNIEGAELENASDHMAQLAVQGPKAILALQKLTSINLSELPYYTFTHGEFAGEKDVIISNTGYTGAGGFELYFYPEAAMKIWNAVFEAGEEFGIKPIGLGARDTLRLEMGFCLYGNDLDDTTSPIEAGLGWITKFAEGKNFINRPMLEKQKAEGTVRKLVGFEMVDRGIPRHGYELFNTEGEAIGVVTSGTMSPTRKIGIGMGYVKPEYSKVGTEICIDMRGRKLKAVVVRPPFRK; this comes from the coding sequence ATGAAAACCACTCCGTTTACAGAAAAACATATCTCGCTGGGTGCTAAGATGCATGAGTTTGCGGGATATAATATGCCGATAGAATATTCCGGTATCATTGATGAACACCTCACAGTTTGTAACGCTGTGGGTGTATTTGACGTTTCCCACATGGGAGAATTCTGGGTGAAAGGCCCCAATGCGTTGGCTTTTCTTCAGAAAGTGACTTCCAATAATGTGGCTGCCCTGACTCCGGGCAAGGTGCAATATACCTGTTTTCCCAACGAAGAAGGCGGTATCGTAGATGACTTGTTGGTTTATCATTATGAACCGGAGAAATACCTGTTGGTAGTGAATGCTTCGAATATAGAAAAAGACTGGAACTGGTGCGTTTCGCACAATATCGAAGGTGCCGAATTAGAAAATGCTTCCGACCATATGGCTCAACTTGCCGTGCAGGGACCGAAAGCCATTCTTGCTTTGCAGAAACTGACGAGCATAAACTTGTCGGAACTGCCGTATTACACCTTTACGCATGGTGAGTTTGCCGGTGAGAAAGATGTGATTATTTCCAATACTGGCTATACTGGTGCAGGAGGTTTTGAGCTTTACTTCTATCCCGAAGCTGCCATGAAGATTTGGAATGCCGTGTTTGAGGCAGGTGAAGAATTTGGCATCAAGCCGATTGGCTTGGGTGCACGCGATACGCTTCGTCTGGAAATGGGCTTCTGCCTGTATGGCAATGATCTGGATGATACGACATCACCTATTGAAGCAGGTTTGGGATGGATTACCAAGTTTGCTGAGGGTAAGAACTTTATCAATCGCCCGATGCTTGAAAAGCAGAAAGCGGAAGGTACTGTACGTAAGTTGGTCGGTTTTGAAATGGTGGATCGTGGAATTCCCCGTCATGGATATGAACTGTTCAATACAGAAGGCGAAGCTATCGGAGTAGTAACTTCAGGTACTATGTCGCCTACTCGCAAGATTGGTATCGGTATGGGCTATGTAAAACCGGAATATAGCAAGGTAGGTACGGAAATTTGCATTGATATGCGTGGACGTAAACTGAAAGCAGTAGTGGTTCGTCCTCCATTCCGTAAATAA
- a CDS encoding M48 family metallopeptidase yields the protein MKRLITFVVLAVLLSTAGFAAKPKDLSGPIALKGELQQQYENYPVGTPVVIRKVVKMKSAEQLGSDVFYATEINGMQFAVPSSALKAIKLSPPETNQEFWQQTYLKQHLYEYFGERGYNSKLRKEVDEECRDYLYKLEEIGYEDDFITSYVQNIFTKLTATGIDPNRSERLNVRVIQSPEPDAYMLPNGTMLISTGLLCTLDSEDELAAIIANEMSHFVLDHQINNIYRAERRAKRAAFWGTVLAVTAEAALEVAYWDDDDTALGVGAVASIGSVAALLNVNVVNRLGMNYKNNQEYAADRVARELLEFKGMNPDGLASALSKVIGYYNIQQRGHKLLRYGSIDNLKKRIDKADQAENQISHPYLKATSDVVTFNAAMNMADQRYEEAGRLIQKNINNNLATDHDYVIFAKSRMALYNTEEVNEECATLLWKAKELAGNSPNLDIYKQEILLLMRMNKQAKAAGTLKEYLELLSRYQEQGMQGEEEEWTSKEITWANQLLDKINRL from the coding sequence ATGAAACGTCTTATCACTTTCGTTGTCCTCGCCGTCCTCCTCTCCACAGCAGGATTTGCTGCTAAGCCGAAAGACTTGAGCGGCCCGATTGCACTAAAGGGTGAATTACAACAGCAGTATGAAAATTATCCGGTCGGCACTCCCGTGGTGATCCGCAAGGTAGTGAAAATGAAATCGGCAGAACAACTAGGCTCCGATGTTTTCTATGCAACCGAAATTAACGGTATGCAATTCGCAGTACCTTCTTCTGCCCTGAAGGCCATTAAACTCTCACCTCCCGAAACCAATCAGGAGTTTTGGCAGCAAACTTATCTGAAACAACATCTGTATGAGTATTTCGGTGAACGCGGATATAACTCTAAGTTGCGCAAGGAAGTAGACGAAGAATGTCGGGATTACCTGTACAAGCTGGAAGAGATCGGCTATGAGGATGATTTCATCACTTCGTACGTACAGAATATCTTTACGAAACTGACTGCCACCGGCATAGATCCCAATCGCAGCGAACGGTTGAATGTACGCGTCATCCAGTCACCCGAACCGGATGCTTACATGCTGCCCAACGGCACAATGCTGATTAGTACCGGTCTGCTCTGCACACTTGATTCGGAGGATGAACTTGCCGCCATTATTGCCAATGAGATGTCTCATTTCGTACTGGACCATCAGATTAATAACATCTACCGTGCTGAACGCCGTGCCAAGCGGGCAGCTTTTTGGGGAACGGTTCTTGCCGTCACTGCCGAAGCAGCCCTGGAAGTGGCATACTGGGATGACGACGATACAGCTTTAGGTGTAGGTGCTGTTGCCAGTATCGGAAGCGTTGCCGCCCTACTGAATGTAAATGTAGTGAATCGCCTAGGAATGAATTACAAGAATAACCAGGAATACGCAGCCGACCGGGTTGCACGTGAGTTATTGGAATTCAAGGGGATGAATCCCGATGGATTGGCGTCTGCACTTTCCAAAGTCATCGGGTACTATAATATACAGCAACGCGGTCATAAGCTACTTCGCTACGGCAGCATCGACAACCTGAAAAAGCGAATAGACAAAGCCGACCAGGCGGAAAACCAAATCAGTCATCCTTATCTCAAAGCGACATCGGATGTAGTGACTTTCAACGCAGCCATGAACATGGCAGACCAACGGTATGAAGAAGCCGGAAGATTAATACAGAAGAATATCAATAATAATCTGGCTACCGACCATGATTACGTCATCTTTGCGAAATCACGGATGGCGCTTTACAACACAGAAGAGGTAAATGAAGAATGTGCCACCCTGCTTTGGAAAGCCAAAGAATTAGCAGGAAACAGTCCGAATCTTGACATATACAAACAGGAGATTCTATTGCTAATGCGCATGAATAAACAGGCTAAAGCCGCCGGCACATTGAAGGAATATCTGGAATTACTTTCCCGATATCAGGAACAAGGAATGCAAGGAGAAGAGGAAGAATGGACAAGCAAAGAAATAACCTGGGCCAATCAATTATTAGATAAGATCAATAGATTATAA
- a CDS encoding class II fructose-bisphosphate aldolase, which produces MINYKDLGLVNTREMFAKAIKGGYAIPAFNFNNMEQLQAIVKAAVETKSPVILQVSKGARQYANQTLLRYMAEGAVEYAKELGCKHPEIVLHLDHGDTFETCKSCIDMGFSSVMIDGSHLPYEENVALTKKVVDYAHQFDVTVEGELGVLAGVEDEVSAEHHTYTDPEEVIDFATRTGCDSLAISIGTSHGAYKFKPEQCHVDPKTGRLVPPPLAFEVLDAVMEKLPGFPIVLHGSSSVPQEEVETINKFGGKLEAAIGIPEEELRKAAKSAVCKINIDSDSRLAMTAAIRKVFAEKPAEFDPRKYLGPARDNMEKMYMHKIINVLGSDGKLAE; this is translated from the coding sequence ATGATTAATTACAAAGATTTAGGGCTCGTAAACACAAGAGAAATGTTTGCGAAAGCTATTAAAGGTGGATATGCTATCCCGGCTTTCAACTTTAATAATATGGAACAGTTGCAGGCTATTGTAAAGGCTGCTGTTGAAACCAAATCTCCGGTAATCCTCCAAGTATCTAAAGGTGCCCGTCAATATGCTAACCAGACATTGTTGCGTTACATGGCAGAAGGTGCTGTAGAATATGCAAAGGAACTGGGTTGCAAACACCCTGAAATCGTTCTTCACCTCGACCACGGAGATACATTCGAAACTTGCAAGTCTTGTATCGATATGGGTTTCTCTTCAGTTATGATCGACGGTTCTCACCTGCCTTACGAAGAAAACGTTGCTTTGACGAAGAAGGTAGTTGACTACGCTCATCAATTTGATGTAACTGTAGAAGGCGAACTTGGTGTATTGGCTGGTGTAGAAGACGAAGTTTCTGCTGAACATCATACTTATACTGACCCTGAAGAAGTAATCGACTTTGCTACTCGCACAGGTTGTGACTCTTTGGCTATTTCTATCGGTACTTCTCACGGTGCATACAAGTTCAAACCCGAACAATGCCACGTAGATCCGAAGACTGGTCGTTTGGTACCTCCTCCTTTGGCATTCGAAGTATTGGACGCTGTAATGGAGAAACTTCCGGGATTCCCCATCGTATTGCACGGATCTTCTTCAGTTCCTCAGGAAGAAGTTGAAACTATCAACAAGTTTGGTGGCAAGCTGGAAGCTGCTATCGGTATTCCTGAAGAAGAACTGCGTAAGGCTGCTAAGTCTGCAGTTTGCAAGATCAACATCGACTCAGACTCTCGTCTGGCTATGACTGCTGCTATCCGTAAGGTATTCGCAGAAAAACCGGCTGAGTTTGACCCGCGTAAGTATCTTGGCCCGGCTCGTGACAACATGGAAAAGATGTACATGCATAAGATCATCAACGTGCTTGGTTCAGACGGTAAATTGGCTGAATAA
- a CDS encoding endonuclease/exonuclease/phosphatase family protein has translation MKKLLFLISLWLCVTTAGAQQNERELYGVAFYNLENLFDTIHDAGKNDLEFLPSGSYAWTAEKYEAKLKNLAKVLSEVSRDRVPEGPAVIGIAEAENNRVLTDLVSQPAISNYKFVHYEGPDKRGIDCALLYDPEQFTVTNSKLVLSTPFEGDTVHLTRGFLIVDGQMAGERVCFIVNHWPSRGAKSPVRVHAAKQVRALTDSLMRTDKKLKLIVMGDMNDDPMDESMATLGARKYAKQVKKGEFYNPWWETLEDKGVGTLLYRGKWNLFDQIVVSRPLLKAKKGLKYDHNEVFIREYLFQQDGKYKGSPLRTHGGRVWLNGYSDHLPTIIYLKK, from the coding sequence ATGAAGAAGCTACTTTTCTTAATTTCCCTATGGCTCTGCGTCACTACGGCAGGTGCCCAACAGAACGAGCGGGAACTGTATGGTGTTGCGTTTTATAATCTTGAGAACCTGTTTGATACGATTCATGATGCAGGTAAGAACGACCTTGAATTTTTGCCTTCCGGCAGTTATGCATGGACGGCTGAGAAGTATGAGGCCAAGTTGAAGAACCTTGCCAAAGTTCTGAGTGAAGTATCGCGCGACCGCGTGCCTGAAGGACCTGCCGTTATCGGTATAGCCGAAGCTGAAAACAACCGGGTACTGACAGATTTGGTAAGCCAACCGGCTATATCCAACTATAAATTCGTGCATTACGAAGGTCCGGATAAACGAGGCATTGATTGTGCATTGCTTTATGATCCGGAACAATTCACCGTTACCAATTCCAAACTGGTGCTTTCCACTCCTTTTGAGGGGGACACTGTACACTTGACGCGTGGTTTCCTTATTGTAGACGGACAGATGGCAGGCGAACGCGTTTGTTTCATCGTCAATCACTGGCCTTCCCGTGGAGCTAAGTCTCCGGTACGTGTACATGCAGCCAAACAGGTACGGGCATTGACAGACTCTCTGATGCGTACGGACAAGAAACTGAAACTGATAGTCATGGGAGATATGAACGACGATCCCATGGACGAAAGCATGGCTACACTGGGCGCACGCAAGTATGCAAAGCAGGTGAAGAAGGGCGAATTCTATAATCCCTGGTGGGAAACCCTTGAAGATAAAGGTGTGGGAACATTACTCTATCGTGGCAAGTGGAACTTGTTCGACCAGATTGTAGTCTCCCGTCCTTTGCTGAAAGCCAAGAAAGGTTTGAAGTACGATCATAATGAAGTCTTTATCCGTGAATATCTCTTTCAGCAGGATGGCAAGTACAAAGGCTCTCCCTTGCGCACGCACGGCGGACGTGTTTGGTTGAATGGCTACAGCGACCATTTACCCACTATCATTTATTTGAAAAAGTAA
- a CDS encoding type B 50S ribosomal protein L31, with protein MKKGIHPENYRPVVFKDMSNGDMFLSRSTVNTKETIEFEGETYPLVKMEISNTSHPFYTGKSTLVDTAGRVDKFMSRYGDRKKK; from the coding sequence ATGAAAAAAGGTATTCATCCTGAAAATTACCGTCCGGTAGTATTCAAAGATATGTCTAATGGTGACATGTTCTTGTCTCGTTCAACCGTAAATACGAAAGAAACCATCGAGTTTGAAGGTGAAACTTATCCGTTGGTAAAGATGGAAATCTCTAACACTTCTCACCCGTTCTATACTGGTAAATCTACATTGGTGGATACAGCTGGTCGCGTTGATAAGTTTATGAGCCGCTACGGTGACCGTAAGAAGAAATAA